In one window of Longimicrobium sp. DNA:
- the crtI gene encoding phytoene desaturase family protein: protein KWGVHFAMGGTGEIVRGLVRLLEEMGVEVRLNAPVEEIEVRTGRASAVRLAGGERIPAEVVVSNADPSYVYTRMIDPRHRRRNTDRAVRRTRQSMSLFVAYFGSRKQFPELAHHTIVLGNRYKPLLDDIFTRRVLADDFSLYLHAPTRTDPSLAPEGNEGFYVLSPVPNTRAGIDWSREAQPYWERIRASLEERLLPGLGESPVKPFLLTPHDFEHTLRSEDGAAFGLEPILTQSAYFRYHNRSEDVGGLYFVGAGTHPGGGVPGVLCSARVLDRVVPAPRPAA, encoded by the coding sequence GAAAGTGGGGCGTGCACTTCGCCATGGGCGGCACGGGCGAGATCGTCCGCGGCCTCGTCCGCCTGCTGGAGGAGATGGGGGTGGAGGTGCGGCTGAACGCGCCGGTGGAGGAGATCGAGGTGCGCACCGGCCGTGCGTCCGCCGTGCGGCTCGCGGGCGGTGAGCGCATCCCGGCGGAGGTGGTGGTGAGCAACGCGGACCCGTCGTACGTCTACACGCGGATGATCGACCCGCGGCACCGGCGGCGGAACACGGATCGCGCGGTGCGCCGCACGCGCCAGTCGATGAGCCTGTTCGTGGCCTACTTCGGCAGCCGCAAGCAGTTCCCGGAGCTGGCGCACCACACGATCGTCCTCGGAAACCGCTACAAGCCGCTGCTGGATGACATCTTCACCCGCCGCGTGCTGGCCGACGACTTCTCCCTCTATCTTCACGCGCCGACGAGGACGGACCCATCGCTGGCGCCGGAGGGGAACGAGGGCTTCTACGTGCTCTCTCCCGTTCCCAACACCCGCGCGGGGATCGACTGGAGCCGCGAAGCGCAGCCGTACTGGGAGCGCATCCGCGCGTCGCTGGAAGAGCGCCTTCTCCCCGGCCTGGGCGAGAGCCCGGTAAAGCCGTTTCTCCTGACGCCGCACGACTTCGAGCACACCCTGCGGTCCGAGGACGGCGCGGCGTTCGGGCTAGAGCCAATCCTCACCCAGTCGGCGTACTTCCGCTACCACAACCGGTCCGAGGACGTGGGCGGCCTGTACTTCGTCGGCGCGGGAACGCACCCGGGCGGCGGCGTTCCCGGCGTGCTCTGCTCGGCGCGCGTGCTGGACCGCGTGGTCCCCGCTCCCCGGCCCGCCGCGTGA